Proteins found in one Parasteatoda tepidariorum isolate YZ-2023 chromosome 7, CAS_Ptep_4.0, whole genome shotgun sequence genomic segment:
- the LOC107455878 gene encoding 26S proteasome non-ATPase regulatory subunit 11: MAAAAAVLNRREILPPRDQLEKFDADIAKEFVFPKDVQPDEEVIRVKEQNLLELAKMLADTGKAKDLAALIKLTRPFLGLVSKAKATKLVRALVDMFLDMEASTGLEVEMCLECIEWAKQEKRNYLRQALEARLISLYYDIGKYTEALNLGSALLKELKKLDDKNLLVEVQLLESKVYHCLTNFPRARAALTTARTTANGIYCPPKLQASLDLQSGILHAADEKDFKTAFSYFFEAFDGYESVDDPKAVIALKYMLLSKIMLGVPSDVPSLTMGKLALKYAGVDVDAMKAIAASSSKRSLSDFQEALKIYKKQLIEDPIIHAHLDALYDTMLEQNLCRIIEPYSKVQLQHVASVIGLPLPTVEKKMSQMILDKKLNGILDQGLGILIIFEASDSDKTYEAALETIHCLEKVVDSIYKKAKKLS, encoded by the exons TCTTCCCTAAAGATGTGCAGCCTGATGAAGAAGTCATTCGTGTCAAGGAACAAAATCTCTTGGAACTTGCTAAGATGTTGGCCGACACTGGCAAAGCAAAAG ATTTGGCCGCTCTTATTAAGTTAACGAGACCTTTTCTTGGGTTAGTGAGCAAAGCAAAGGCTACTAAACTTGTAAGAGCTTTAGTAGATATGTTCCTTGATATGGAAGCATCAACTGGTTTAGAG GTTGAAATGTGTCTAGAATGCATTGAATGGgctaaacaagaaaaaagaaattatttaagacAAGCTCTTGAG gcAAGGCTCATTTCTTTGTACTACGACATTGGCAAATACACAGAGGCTTTAAATTTAG gTAGTGCTTTATTGAAAGAACTTAAAAAGTTAGATGATAAAAATTTGCTGGTGGAAGTTCAACTGTTAGAAAGCAAAGTATATCACTGCTTGACTAATTTTCCAAGAGCTAG agctGCTTTAACCACTGCCAGAACCACAGCAAATGGTATATATTGCCCTCCTAAGTTACAAGCTTCCTTAGATTTGCAATCAGGAATTTTGCATGCTGCTGATGAAAAAGATTTCAAGACtgctttttcttacttttttgaaGCATTCGATGGCTATGAGTCAGTTGATGACCCCAAAGCTGTTATAGCTTTAAAATACATGTTGCTATCGAAGATTATGCTGGGAGT tccTAGCGATGTACCATCTCTAACTATGGGGAAATTAGCTCTAAAGTATGCTGGAGTAGATGTTGATGCTATGAAGGCTATTGCAGCTTCAAGTTCTAAGAGATCATTATCTGATTTTCAGGAG gctcttaaaatatataagaaacaaCTCATTGAAGACCCTATAATTCATGCTCATTTAGATGCTTTATATGACACTATGCTTGAACAAAATTTGTGTAGAATTATTGAACCATACTCAAAAGTTCAA ctgcaGCATGTAGCTTCTGTAATTGGTTTACCACTG ccTACTGTTGAAAAAAAGATGTCACAAATGATTTTGGATAAGAAACTGAATG GAATCCTTGATCAAGGTTTAggaatacttataatttttgaagcctCTGATAGCGATAAAACTTATGAAGCAGCGTTGGAGACCATTCATTGCCTTGAAAAAGTTGTAGACTCTATCtacaaaaaagctaaaaaactGAGTTAA